A window from Carassius carassius chromosome 40, fCarCar2.1, whole genome shotgun sequence encodes these proteins:
- the LOC132122425 gene encoding centrosomal protein of 131 kDa isoform X2, giving the protein MRRCCAVELETDEKSLSDAPNANNVAFIWINTVSSSDVDNLVKMHTTRSPSASVQTGAAGDALDLSLTGSQLTMGRRPSSASPGKHFSRSISVSVASDGRGKRNTLADAGLGSSRAIKNLRRSNSTTQVNQQANTSLSEGHTEDFLALFNSSSDGRRKLASLSKTSKDHTTWNILDDQPRAFPVPSSSHSTCSMDSPTGMKKREAGVSLAANFTANNRSNKAAVGNSVTTILHNNHSEKPLTPKSSNQKPSFNNIIKATVNDDVSLDVSCSLTKSQKNFSSASSSSNNNAPRSPRSPGQPRRREVTEEEAERYIQQVNHAAITIQRWYRRRASENTIKHLLASKKKEREQRAEEEKTTEAVKKKEDDRKRIREEKARLARLTAIQELQQKRAQRASEVQQIAEEEVEALKHAGKVGRKKLTKSSPNSPTDVKAKNTDSNVNVVPDPDDVTNLRAASPAGSICRGSPCSQEILQRSVSMEDQRQGASSSRAQSKTTLNDLLDTLKLLEEEPERLSEPKSYRKDKYSWIDEDGDSNSLTTDNVERHRQLSQTPALPDGGALLSEAKLQSIMSFLDEMEKSEQERPRSVTSGSHREVVLSEEDLAVVEQASATAAEVTGSMMKLKLELDEKKRTVNMLQTALTQQRELTIRHVKETEKELNHTFQLQKQQYEATIQRHLTFIDQLIDDKKSLSERCEEVVGELKQVDQKYTKKIAQMQEQHEMVWQILGPMCEEIKKLKELMSATEKIRREKWIDEKTKKIKEITVKGLEPEIQKLITKHKQELKKLRVLHEAELLQADERAAQRYVRQTEELRQQLERERDEQCQRERELAKQRFEKQLQEEENALQQQRRRLYKEVSEEKERITQLAARQHSELEDLRKQLEENSSLAARALREELEKSREEQERRHQVEIKALKERLEIEKQTWEENYMKKEEAWLLSRERELKEEVRRGRDKEIELAIQRLEEETRGAREECERASDNRIKRLREKYEAELRDLERSERAALQKQQEIREKHSEMETELLRLQSLLRQREQEISDITQARDKLSDERRSLAEVIRQEFAERLVETEEENRRMKKEVSEAKARLRLEVERVTREKEEELAEVHQRVKSAILKKEETVNNLRKQHEAAMKRADHLESLLEQQRKQLLGK; this is encoded by the exons ATGAGAAGATGTTGCGCTGTGGAGTTGGAGACAGATGAGAAATCACTGTCAGACGCTCCGAACGCAAATAACGTCGCTTTTATTTGGATAAATACTGTTTCTTCATCTGATGTGGACAATTTAGTGAAG ATGCATACGACTCGCAGTCCATCCGCTTCCGTCCAGACAGGGGCAGCTGGAGATGCTCTGGACCTCAGCCTGACCGGCTCTCAGCTCACAATGGGCCGCAGACCCAGCAGCGCTTCACCTGGAAAACACTTCTCTCGATCCATCTCTGTGTCTGTGGCCAGTGATGGCCGGGGGAAGCGAAACACACTG GCTGATGCTGGATTGGGAAGCTCACGAGCAATTAAGAACCTGCGTCGGTCAAACAGCACCACGCAGGTGAACCAGCAGGCCAACACAAGCCTCAG TGAAGGCCACACAGAAGACTTCCTGGCTCTGTTCAACAGCAGCTCTGATGGACGTAGAAAACTGGCCAGCCTCTCCAAGACGTCCAAAGACCATACTACTTGGAACATCCTG GATGACCAGCCGAGAGCATTTCCCGTGCCCAGCAGCTCTCACAGTACCTGCAGTATGGATTCTCCTACAGGCATGAAGAAGAGGGAAGCCGGCGTCTCTCTGGCTGCCAACTTCACTGCCAACAACAG GAGCAATAAAGCAGCTGTGGGTAACTCTGTGACCACCATCCTCCATAATAACCACTCAGAGAAGCCCCTCACTCCAAAGAGCTCCAATCAGAAACCCTCCTTCAA TAACATAATCAAAGCCACCGTAAATGATGATGTGTCTCTGGATGTAAGCTGTTCTCTTACTAAGTCTCAGAAGAACTTCTCCTCTGCGTCATCAAGCTCCAACAACAACGCCCCCCGTAGCCCCCGAAGCCCAGGTCAGCCACGCAGAAGAGAGGTGACCGAAGAGGAGGCCGAAAG GTATATTCAGCAGGTGAACCATGCTGCTATTACCATCCAGCGATGGTATCGTCGCCGAGCCAGTGAGAATACAATCAAACACCTCCTCGCATCCAAAAAGAAG GAGAGGGAGCAGAGAGCAGAGGAGGAGAAAACCACTGAAGCAGTGAAGAAGAAAGAAGATGATCGAAAGCGCATCAGGGAAGAGAAGGCTCGTCTGGCTCGACTTACCGCCATACAG GAGCTTCAGCAGAAAAGAGCCCAGCGTGCTTCAGAGGTACAGCAGATCGCAGAGGAGGAGGTAGAGGCACTAAAACATGCTGGGAAAGTGGGGCGTAAAAAGCTCACCAAGAGTTCTCCCAATTCTCCCACTGACGTCAAGGCTAAGAACACAG ATTCTAATGTGAATGTGGTGCCTGATCCGGATGATGTGACGAATCTAAGGGCTGCTTCACCCGCAGGCTCTATATGCAGAGGATCTCCGTGTTCTCAG GAGATCCTCCAGAGGTCTGTGAGCATGGAGGATCAGCGGCAGGGGGCATCATCGAGTAGAGCACAGTCAAAAACCACTCTGAATGACTTGCTGGACACACTGAAGCTCTTGGAAGAGGAACCAGAGAGACTGTCAGAGCCCAAGAGCTACAGGAAGGACAAGTATTCGTGGATTGATGAG gatggAGATTCTAACTCCCTAACTACGGATAATGTGGAAAGGCACAGGCAGCTGAGTCAGACTCCAGCTCTACCAGACGGGGGCGCTCTGCTTTCAGAAGCCAAACTGCAGAGCATTATGAGCTTCCTGGATGAGATGGAAAAGTCAGAGCAGGAAAGACCACGCTCAGTCACCTCTGGATCACACCGAGAG GTGGTGTTGTCAGAGGAAGATCTAGCAGTTGTGGAACAAGCCTCAGCCACAGCTGCTGAGGTCACCGGCTCTATGATGAAACTCAAACTGGAGTTGGATGAGAAAAAACGCACAGTCAATATGCTACAGACAGCActg ACCCAGCAGAGGGAGCTGACGATCCGGCATGTGAAGGAGACTGAGAAAGAGCTTAATCATACCTTTCAGTTACAGAAGCAGCAGTATGAAGCTACGATACAGAGACACTTGACGTTTATAGACCAG CTGATTGATGACAAAAAGTCCCTGAGCGAACGTTGTGAGGAAGTAGTGGGAGAACTCAAGCAGGTGGATCAGAAATACACCAAGAAGATCGCTCAGATGCAGGAGCAACATGAGATG GTGTGGCAAATTCTGGGTCCCATGTGTGAG GAGATCAAGAAGCTGAAAGAGTTAATGAGTGCCACGGAAAAGATCCGCCGGGAGAAATGGATTGATGAGAAGACCAAAAAGATCAAGGAGATCACTGTAAAAG GTCTGGAGCCAGAGATTCAGAAGCTCATCACCAAACACAAGCAGGAGCTGAAGAAACTCCGAGTTCTTCATGAGGCAGAGCTGCTTCAGGCAGATGAGAGGGCCGCCCAACGTTACGTCAGACAGACCGAGGAATTACGACAGCagttggagagagaaagagatgaacagtgccagagagagagagaactagccAAGCAGAG gtTTGAGAAACAGCTGCAGGAAGAGGAGAATGCACTGCAGCAGCAGAGGAGACGTCTGTATAAAGAAGTGTCAGAGGAGAAAGAGCGAATCACACAGCTTGCAGCCAG gCAGCATTCTGAGCTGGAGGATTTAAGGAAGCAGTTGGAAGAGAACAGCTCTTTGGCAGCAAGAGCACTGAGAGAAGAGCTGGAGAAGAGCAGAGAAGAGCAGGAGAGACGACATCAG GTTGAAATAAAGGCCCTGAAGGAAAGACTTGAGATTGAGAAACAGACATGGGAagaaaattatatgaaaaaagaG GAAGCATGGCTGCTGAGCAGAGAAAGGGAACTGAAGGAGGAAGTGCGTCGAGGGAGAGACAAAGAGATTGAGCTGGCCATTCAGAGACTAGAGGAGGAGACTAGAGGGGCAAGAGAGGAGTGTGAGAGAGCATCTGACAACCG GATAAAGCGTTTGAGGGAGAAATACGAGGCTGAGCTTAGAGATCTGGAGCGTTCGGAGCGGGCAGCATTGCAGAAACAGCAGGAGATAAGAGAGAAACACAGTGAGATGGAGACAGAGCTCCTCCGGCTGCAGTCGCTCTTACGACAACGAGAGCAGGAGATTAGCGACATTACCCAG GCCCGTGATAAGTTATCAGATGAGCGCCGCAGTCTAGCAGAAGTGATCAGACAAGAGTTTGCAGAACGGCTTGTAGAGACGGAGGAAGAGAACAGGAGAATGAAGAAGGAGGTCTCAGAGGCCAAGGCACGACTCCGTTTAGAGGTGGAGCGAGTGACAAGAGAGAAAGAAGAAGAGCTTGCAGAGGTGCATCAAAG AGTAAAGTCAGCTATTTTGAAGAAGGAAGAGACTGTTAATAACCTGCGCAAGCAGCATGAG GCTGCAATGAAGAGAGCAGATCATCTTGAgtctttgttggaacagcagagAAAACAGCTGTTAGGGAAATGA
- the LOC132122425 gene encoding centrosomal protein of 131 kDa isoform X1: MRRCCAVELETDEKSLSDAPNANNVAFIWINTVSSSDVDNLVKFKMHTTRSPSASVQTGAAGDALDLSLTGSQLTMGRRPSSASPGKHFSRSISVSVASDGRGKRNTLADAGLGSSRAIKNLRRSNSTTQVNQQANTSLSEGHTEDFLALFNSSSDGRRKLASLSKTSKDHTTWNILDDQPRAFPVPSSSHSTCSMDSPTGMKKREAGVSLAANFTANNRSNKAAVGNSVTTILHNNHSEKPLTPKSSNQKPSFNNIIKATVNDDVSLDVSCSLTKSQKNFSSASSSSNNNAPRSPRSPGQPRRREVTEEEAERYIQQVNHAAITIQRWYRRRASENTIKHLLASKKKEREQRAEEEKTTEAVKKKEDDRKRIREEKARLARLTAIQELQQKRAQRASEVQQIAEEEVEALKHAGKVGRKKLTKSSPNSPTDVKAKNTDSNVNVVPDPDDVTNLRAASPAGSICRGSPCSQEILQRSVSMEDQRQGASSSRAQSKTTLNDLLDTLKLLEEEPERLSEPKSYRKDKYSWIDEDGDSNSLTTDNVERHRQLSQTPALPDGGALLSEAKLQSIMSFLDEMEKSEQERPRSVTSGSHREVVLSEEDLAVVEQASATAAEVTGSMMKLKLELDEKKRTVNMLQTALTQQRELTIRHVKETEKELNHTFQLQKQQYEATIQRHLTFIDQLIDDKKSLSERCEEVVGELKQVDQKYTKKIAQMQEQHEMVWQILGPMCEEIKKLKELMSATEKIRREKWIDEKTKKIKEITVKGLEPEIQKLITKHKQELKKLRVLHEAELLQADERAAQRYVRQTEELRQQLERERDEQCQRERELAKQRFEKQLQEEENALQQQRRRLYKEVSEEKERITQLAARQHSELEDLRKQLEENSSLAARALREELEKSREEQERRHQVEIKALKERLEIEKQTWEENYMKKEEAWLLSRERELKEEVRRGRDKEIELAIQRLEEETRGAREECERASDNRIKRLREKYEAELRDLERSERAALQKQQEIREKHSEMETELLRLQSLLRQREQEISDITQARDKLSDERRSLAEVIRQEFAERLVETEEENRRMKKEVSEAKARLRLEVERVTREKEEELAEVHQRVKSAILKKEETVNNLRKQHEAAMKRADHLESLLEQQRKQLLGK; the protein is encoded by the exons ATGAGAAGATGTTGCGCTGTGGAGTTGGAGACAGATGAGAAATCACTGTCAGACGCTCCGAACGCAAATAACGTCGCTTTTATTTGGATAAATACTGTTTCTTCATCTGATGTGGACAATTTAGTGAAG TTTAAGATGCATACGACTCGCAGTCCATCCGCTTCCGTCCAGACAGGGGCAGCTGGAGATGCTCTGGACCTCAGCCTGACCGGCTCTCAGCTCACAATGGGCCGCAGACCCAGCAGCGCTTCACCTGGAAAACACTTCTCTCGATCCATCTCTGTGTCTGTGGCCAGTGATGGCCGGGGGAAGCGAAACACACTG GCTGATGCTGGATTGGGAAGCTCACGAGCAATTAAGAACCTGCGTCGGTCAAACAGCACCACGCAGGTGAACCAGCAGGCCAACACAAGCCTCAG TGAAGGCCACACAGAAGACTTCCTGGCTCTGTTCAACAGCAGCTCTGATGGACGTAGAAAACTGGCCAGCCTCTCCAAGACGTCCAAAGACCATACTACTTGGAACATCCTG GATGACCAGCCGAGAGCATTTCCCGTGCCCAGCAGCTCTCACAGTACCTGCAGTATGGATTCTCCTACAGGCATGAAGAAGAGGGAAGCCGGCGTCTCTCTGGCTGCCAACTTCACTGCCAACAACAG GAGCAATAAAGCAGCTGTGGGTAACTCTGTGACCACCATCCTCCATAATAACCACTCAGAGAAGCCCCTCACTCCAAAGAGCTCCAATCAGAAACCCTCCTTCAA TAACATAATCAAAGCCACCGTAAATGATGATGTGTCTCTGGATGTAAGCTGTTCTCTTACTAAGTCTCAGAAGAACTTCTCCTCTGCGTCATCAAGCTCCAACAACAACGCCCCCCGTAGCCCCCGAAGCCCAGGTCAGCCACGCAGAAGAGAGGTGACCGAAGAGGAGGCCGAAAG GTATATTCAGCAGGTGAACCATGCTGCTATTACCATCCAGCGATGGTATCGTCGCCGAGCCAGTGAGAATACAATCAAACACCTCCTCGCATCCAAAAAGAAG GAGAGGGAGCAGAGAGCAGAGGAGGAGAAAACCACTGAAGCAGTGAAGAAGAAAGAAGATGATCGAAAGCGCATCAGGGAAGAGAAGGCTCGTCTGGCTCGACTTACCGCCATACAG GAGCTTCAGCAGAAAAGAGCCCAGCGTGCTTCAGAGGTACAGCAGATCGCAGAGGAGGAGGTAGAGGCACTAAAACATGCTGGGAAAGTGGGGCGTAAAAAGCTCACCAAGAGTTCTCCCAATTCTCCCACTGACGTCAAGGCTAAGAACACAG ATTCTAATGTGAATGTGGTGCCTGATCCGGATGATGTGACGAATCTAAGGGCTGCTTCACCCGCAGGCTCTATATGCAGAGGATCTCCGTGTTCTCAG GAGATCCTCCAGAGGTCTGTGAGCATGGAGGATCAGCGGCAGGGGGCATCATCGAGTAGAGCACAGTCAAAAACCACTCTGAATGACTTGCTGGACACACTGAAGCTCTTGGAAGAGGAACCAGAGAGACTGTCAGAGCCCAAGAGCTACAGGAAGGACAAGTATTCGTGGATTGATGAG gatggAGATTCTAACTCCCTAACTACGGATAATGTGGAAAGGCACAGGCAGCTGAGTCAGACTCCAGCTCTACCAGACGGGGGCGCTCTGCTTTCAGAAGCCAAACTGCAGAGCATTATGAGCTTCCTGGATGAGATGGAAAAGTCAGAGCAGGAAAGACCACGCTCAGTCACCTCTGGATCACACCGAGAG GTGGTGTTGTCAGAGGAAGATCTAGCAGTTGTGGAACAAGCCTCAGCCACAGCTGCTGAGGTCACCGGCTCTATGATGAAACTCAAACTGGAGTTGGATGAGAAAAAACGCACAGTCAATATGCTACAGACAGCActg ACCCAGCAGAGGGAGCTGACGATCCGGCATGTGAAGGAGACTGAGAAAGAGCTTAATCATACCTTTCAGTTACAGAAGCAGCAGTATGAAGCTACGATACAGAGACACTTGACGTTTATAGACCAG CTGATTGATGACAAAAAGTCCCTGAGCGAACGTTGTGAGGAAGTAGTGGGAGAACTCAAGCAGGTGGATCAGAAATACACCAAGAAGATCGCTCAGATGCAGGAGCAACATGAGATG GTGTGGCAAATTCTGGGTCCCATGTGTGAG GAGATCAAGAAGCTGAAAGAGTTAATGAGTGCCACGGAAAAGATCCGCCGGGAGAAATGGATTGATGAGAAGACCAAAAAGATCAAGGAGATCACTGTAAAAG GTCTGGAGCCAGAGATTCAGAAGCTCATCACCAAACACAAGCAGGAGCTGAAGAAACTCCGAGTTCTTCATGAGGCAGAGCTGCTTCAGGCAGATGAGAGGGCCGCCCAACGTTACGTCAGACAGACCGAGGAATTACGACAGCagttggagagagaaagagatgaacagtgccagagagagagagaactagccAAGCAGAG gtTTGAGAAACAGCTGCAGGAAGAGGAGAATGCACTGCAGCAGCAGAGGAGACGTCTGTATAAAGAAGTGTCAGAGGAGAAAGAGCGAATCACACAGCTTGCAGCCAG gCAGCATTCTGAGCTGGAGGATTTAAGGAAGCAGTTGGAAGAGAACAGCTCTTTGGCAGCAAGAGCACTGAGAGAAGAGCTGGAGAAGAGCAGAGAAGAGCAGGAGAGACGACATCAG GTTGAAATAAAGGCCCTGAAGGAAAGACTTGAGATTGAGAAACAGACATGGGAagaaaattatatgaaaaaagaG GAAGCATGGCTGCTGAGCAGAGAAAGGGAACTGAAGGAGGAAGTGCGTCGAGGGAGAGACAAAGAGATTGAGCTGGCCATTCAGAGACTAGAGGAGGAGACTAGAGGGGCAAGAGAGGAGTGTGAGAGAGCATCTGACAACCG GATAAAGCGTTTGAGGGAGAAATACGAGGCTGAGCTTAGAGATCTGGAGCGTTCGGAGCGGGCAGCATTGCAGAAACAGCAGGAGATAAGAGAGAAACACAGTGAGATGGAGACAGAGCTCCTCCGGCTGCAGTCGCTCTTACGACAACGAGAGCAGGAGATTAGCGACATTACCCAG GCCCGTGATAAGTTATCAGATGAGCGCCGCAGTCTAGCAGAAGTGATCAGACAAGAGTTTGCAGAACGGCTTGTAGAGACGGAGGAAGAGAACAGGAGAATGAAGAAGGAGGTCTCAGAGGCCAAGGCACGACTCCGTTTAGAGGTGGAGCGAGTGACAAGAGAGAAAGAAGAAGAGCTTGCAGAGGTGCATCAAAG AGTAAAGTCAGCTATTTTGAAGAAGGAAGAGACTGTTAATAACCTGCGCAAGCAGCATGAG GCTGCAATGAAGAGAGCAGATCATCTTGAgtctttgttggaacagcagagAAAACAGCTGTTAGGGAAATGA
- the LOC132122425 gene encoding centrosomal protein of 131 kDa isoform X3: MHTTRSPSASVQTGAAGDALDLSLTGSQLTMGRRPSSASPGKHFSRSISVSVASDGRGKRNTLADAGLGSSRAIKNLRRSNSTTQVNQQANTSLSEGHTEDFLALFNSSSDGRRKLASLSKTSKDHTTWNILDDQPRAFPVPSSSHSTCSMDSPTGMKKREAGVSLAANFTANNRSNKAAVGNSVTTILHNNHSEKPLTPKSSNQKPSFNNIIKATVNDDVSLDVSCSLTKSQKNFSSASSSSNNNAPRSPRSPGQPRRREVTEEEAERYIQQVNHAAITIQRWYRRRASENTIKHLLASKKKEREQRAEEEKTTEAVKKKEDDRKRIREEKARLARLTAIQELQQKRAQRASEVQQIAEEEVEALKHAGKVGRKKLTKSSPNSPTDVKAKNTDSNVNVVPDPDDVTNLRAASPAGSICRGSPCSQEILQRSVSMEDQRQGASSSRAQSKTTLNDLLDTLKLLEEEPERLSEPKSYRKDKYSWIDEDGDSNSLTTDNVERHRQLSQTPALPDGGALLSEAKLQSIMSFLDEMEKSEQERPRSVTSGSHREVVLSEEDLAVVEQASATAAEVTGSMMKLKLELDEKKRTVNMLQTALTQQRELTIRHVKETEKELNHTFQLQKQQYEATIQRHLTFIDQLIDDKKSLSERCEEVVGELKQVDQKYTKKIAQMQEQHEMEIKKLKELMSATEKIRREKWIDEKTKKIKEITVKGLEPEIQKLITKHKQELKKLRVLHEAELLQADERAAQRYVRQTEELRQQLERERDEQCQRERELAKQRFEKQLQEEENALQQQRRRLYKEVSEEKERITQLAARQHSELEDLRKQLEENSSLAARALREELEKSREEQERRHQVEIKALKERLEIEKQTWEENYMKKEEAWLLSRERELKEEVRRGRDKEIELAIQRLEEETRGAREECERASDNRIKRLREKYEAELRDLERSERAALQKQQEIREKHSEMETELLRLQSLLRQREQEISDITQARDKLSDERRSLAEVIRQEFAERLVETEEENRRMKKEVSEAKARLRLEVERVTREKEEELAEVHQRVKSAILKKEETVNNLRKQHEAAMKRADHLESLLEQQRKQLLGK, from the exons ATGCATACGACTCGCAGTCCATCCGCTTCCGTCCAGACAGGGGCAGCTGGAGATGCTCTGGACCTCAGCCTGACCGGCTCTCAGCTCACAATGGGCCGCAGACCCAGCAGCGCTTCACCTGGAAAACACTTCTCTCGATCCATCTCTGTGTCTGTGGCCAGTGATGGCCGGGGGAAGCGAAACACACTG GCTGATGCTGGATTGGGAAGCTCACGAGCAATTAAGAACCTGCGTCGGTCAAACAGCACCACGCAGGTGAACCAGCAGGCCAACACAAGCCTCAG TGAAGGCCACACAGAAGACTTCCTGGCTCTGTTCAACAGCAGCTCTGATGGACGTAGAAAACTGGCCAGCCTCTCCAAGACGTCCAAAGACCATACTACTTGGAACATCCTG GATGACCAGCCGAGAGCATTTCCCGTGCCCAGCAGCTCTCACAGTACCTGCAGTATGGATTCTCCTACAGGCATGAAGAAGAGGGAAGCCGGCGTCTCTCTGGCTGCCAACTTCACTGCCAACAACAG GAGCAATAAAGCAGCTGTGGGTAACTCTGTGACCACCATCCTCCATAATAACCACTCAGAGAAGCCCCTCACTCCAAAGAGCTCCAATCAGAAACCCTCCTTCAA TAACATAATCAAAGCCACCGTAAATGATGATGTGTCTCTGGATGTAAGCTGTTCTCTTACTAAGTCTCAGAAGAACTTCTCCTCTGCGTCATCAAGCTCCAACAACAACGCCCCCCGTAGCCCCCGAAGCCCAGGTCAGCCACGCAGAAGAGAGGTGACCGAAGAGGAGGCCGAAAG GTATATTCAGCAGGTGAACCATGCTGCTATTACCATCCAGCGATGGTATCGTCGCCGAGCCAGTGAGAATACAATCAAACACCTCCTCGCATCCAAAAAGAAG GAGAGGGAGCAGAGAGCAGAGGAGGAGAAAACCACTGAAGCAGTGAAGAAGAAAGAAGATGATCGAAAGCGCATCAGGGAAGAGAAGGCTCGTCTGGCTCGACTTACCGCCATACAG GAGCTTCAGCAGAAAAGAGCCCAGCGTGCTTCAGAGGTACAGCAGATCGCAGAGGAGGAGGTAGAGGCACTAAAACATGCTGGGAAAGTGGGGCGTAAAAAGCTCACCAAGAGTTCTCCCAATTCTCCCACTGACGTCAAGGCTAAGAACACAG ATTCTAATGTGAATGTGGTGCCTGATCCGGATGATGTGACGAATCTAAGGGCTGCTTCACCCGCAGGCTCTATATGCAGAGGATCTCCGTGTTCTCAG GAGATCCTCCAGAGGTCTGTGAGCATGGAGGATCAGCGGCAGGGGGCATCATCGAGTAGAGCACAGTCAAAAACCACTCTGAATGACTTGCTGGACACACTGAAGCTCTTGGAAGAGGAACCAGAGAGACTGTCAGAGCCCAAGAGCTACAGGAAGGACAAGTATTCGTGGATTGATGAG gatggAGATTCTAACTCCCTAACTACGGATAATGTGGAAAGGCACAGGCAGCTGAGTCAGACTCCAGCTCTACCAGACGGGGGCGCTCTGCTTTCAGAAGCCAAACTGCAGAGCATTATGAGCTTCCTGGATGAGATGGAAAAGTCAGAGCAGGAAAGACCACGCTCAGTCACCTCTGGATCACACCGAGAG GTGGTGTTGTCAGAGGAAGATCTAGCAGTTGTGGAACAAGCCTCAGCCACAGCTGCTGAGGTCACCGGCTCTATGATGAAACTCAAACTGGAGTTGGATGAGAAAAAACGCACAGTCAATATGCTACAGACAGCActg ACCCAGCAGAGGGAGCTGACGATCCGGCATGTGAAGGAGACTGAGAAAGAGCTTAATCATACCTTTCAGTTACAGAAGCAGCAGTATGAAGCTACGATACAGAGACACTTGACGTTTATAGACCAG CTGATTGATGACAAAAAGTCCCTGAGCGAACGTTGTGAGGAAGTAGTGGGAGAACTCAAGCAGGTGGATCAGAAATACACCAAGAAGATCGCTCAGATGCAGGAGCAACATGAGATG GAGATCAAGAAGCTGAAAGAGTTAATGAGTGCCACGGAAAAGATCCGCCGGGAGAAATGGATTGATGAGAAGACCAAAAAGATCAAGGAGATCACTGTAAAAG GTCTGGAGCCAGAGATTCAGAAGCTCATCACCAAACACAAGCAGGAGCTGAAGAAACTCCGAGTTCTTCATGAGGCAGAGCTGCTTCAGGCAGATGAGAGGGCCGCCCAACGTTACGTCAGACAGACCGAGGAATTACGACAGCagttggagagagaaagagatgaacagtgccagagagagagagaactagccAAGCAGAG gtTTGAGAAACAGCTGCAGGAAGAGGAGAATGCACTGCAGCAGCAGAGGAGACGTCTGTATAAAGAAGTGTCAGAGGAGAAAGAGCGAATCACACAGCTTGCAGCCAG gCAGCATTCTGAGCTGGAGGATTTAAGGAAGCAGTTGGAAGAGAACAGCTCTTTGGCAGCAAGAGCACTGAGAGAAGAGCTGGAGAAGAGCAGAGAAGAGCAGGAGAGACGACATCAG GTTGAAATAAAGGCCCTGAAGGAAAGACTTGAGATTGAGAAACAGACATGGGAagaaaattatatgaaaaaagaG GAAGCATGGCTGCTGAGCAGAGAAAGGGAACTGAAGGAGGAAGTGCGTCGAGGGAGAGACAAAGAGATTGAGCTGGCCATTCAGAGACTAGAGGAGGAGACTAGAGGGGCAAGAGAGGAGTGTGAGAGAGCATCTGACAACCG GATAAAGCGTTTGAGGGAGAAATACGAGGCTGAGCTTAGAGATCTGGAGCGTTCGGAGCGGGCAGCATTGCAGAAACAGCAGGAGATAAGAGAGAAACACAGTGAGATGGAGACAGAGCTCCTCCGGCTGCAGTCGCTCTTACGACAACGAGAGCAGGAGATTAGCGACATTACCCAG GCCCGTGATAAGTTATCAGATGAGCGCCGCAGTCTAGCAGAAGTGATCAGACAAGAGTTTGCAGAACGGCTTGTAGAGACGGAGGAAGAGAACAGGAGAATGAAGAAGGAGGTCTCAGAGGCCAAGGCACGACTCCGTTTAGAGGTGGAGCGAGTGACAAGAGAGAAAGAAGAAGAGCTTGCAGAGGTGCATCAAAG AGTAAAGTCAGCTATTTTGAAGAAGGAAGAGACTGTTAATAACCTGCGCAAGCAGCATGAG GCTGCAATGAAGAGAGCAGATCATCTTGAgtctttgttggaacagcagagAAAACAGCTGTTAGGGAAATGA